The following are encoded together in the Spiroplasma apis B31 genome:
- a CDS encoding PfkB family carbohydrate kinase: MRILVVGETLLRLTSLPNKEFSNNELVTINFGGAEFNVANYLGIWGNEVTFLTKLSNDFIGASILNFLKTNNVITKNISLDNYKPLGTYYVKKGLGPFNDEIIYNRSSSCFTEWLLTNNQIEDLSNTFDCIYISGISFATNINTRLSLIKLVKTFSKKNKKIFFDFNYRSKLWNYEEARKTYLEILPLSTYISMGIKDLVYILKLLDSDSNYDESLVKGYQVITKKYPNIEKIYSTKREIITSNSSRVTGYLWENDVMTKSDTIFIDNYVERIGTGDAFSASIVHSILMDLKNNDILRNGLSCLYFKHYLLGDWSKISFKLIKEWKFINSDIKR; this comes from the coding sequence ATGAGAATCTTAGTTGTTGGAGAAACATTGTTAAGATTAACTTCATTACCGAATAAAGAGTTTTCTAACAATGAACTTGTAACAATCAACTTTGGAGGGGCTGAATTTAATGTAGCCAATTATTTAGGGATATGAGGAAACGAGGTTACATTTTTAACTAAACTCTCTAACGATTTTATTGGGGCAAGTATTTTAAATTTTTTGAAAACAAATAATGTTATTACTAAAAATATAAGTTTAGATAATTACAAACCTTTAGGAACTTACTATGTTAAAAAAGGTTTAGGGCCTTTTAACGATGAGATAATTTATAATCGTTCTAGTAGCTGTTTTACAGAATGACTTCTAACAAATAATCAAATTGAAGATTTATCGAATACATTTGATTGTATTTATATATCAGGAATATCTTTTGCCACAAACATAAATACTAGGTTATCACTTATTAAGTTAGTAAAGACTTTTAGTAAAAAAAATAAAAAAATATTTTTTGATTTTAACTATAGGTCTAAATTATGAAATTATGAGGAGGCGAGAAAAACTTATTTAGAGATTTTACCTTTGTCAACCTACATATCAATGGGGATTAAAGATTTAGTTTATATTCTAAAATTATTAGACTCAGATTCGAATTATGATGAATCATTAGTTAAAGGTTATCAAGTTATCACAAAAAAATACCCAAATATAGAAAAAATATATTCTACTAAAAGAGAGATCATCACCAGTAACTCATCCAGAGTAACGGGATATCTTTGAGAAAACGATGTAATGACCAAATCAGATACTATTTTCATTGACAATTACGTAGAAAGAATTGGTACAGGTGATGCTTTTTCAGCAAGTATTGTTCATTCTATTTTAATGGACTTAAAAAATAATGATATTTTAAGAAATGGTTTAAGTTGTCTATATTTCAAACATTATCTATTAGGAGATTGGTCTAAAATAAGTTTTAAATTAATTAAAGAATGAAAATTTATTAATAGCGATATTAAGCGTTAA
- a CDS encoding bifunctional 4-hydroxy-2-oxoglutarate aldolase/2-dehydro-3-deoxy-phosphogluconate aldolase, with protein MKNIKEILQKEKLVAVIRTSSIDKALLTIKACLEGGFKFIEITFTIPDVEKVLQEVDKIKKTYNCIIGAGTVMNINQAKLAYKYQCDFIVSPNFSIDISNFCLEKNLLYIPGAMTINEITTINKQGWDLIKLFPANNFEKNFINTLKGPLPDIEVMPTGGVDLDNFIFWLNGGAFACGIGNHLSNLIEDNDDYKGTIALARKYIEKVNKWES; from the coding sequence ATGAAAAATATTAAAGAAATATTACAAAAAGAAAAACTTGTAGCAGTTATAAGAACTAGTTCAATCGATAAAGCTTTGCTTACCATCAAAGCATGTTTAGAAGGTGGATTTAAATTTATTGAAATAACCTTCACAATTCCAGATGTAGAAAAAGTATTACAAGAAGTTGATAAAATTAAAAAAACTTATAATTGTATAATTGGTGCTGGCACAGTTATGAATATCAATCAGGCCAAACTAGCTTATAAATATCAATGCGATTTTATCGTTTCACCAAATTTTAGTATTGATATATCTAACTTTTGTTTGGAAAAAAATTTATTATATATCCCTGGAGCAATGACTATTAATGAAATAACAACTATAAATAAACAAGGTTGGGATCTTATAAAATTATTTCCTGCCAATAACTTTGAAAAGAATTTTATAAATACTTTAAAAGGTCCTTTGCCCGATATCGAAGTAATGCCTACGGGTGGAGTTGATTTAGATAATTTTATATTTTGATTAAATGGCGGTGCGTTTGCTTGTGGTATAGGAAATCATTTATCTAATTTAATTGAAGATAATGATGATTATAAAGGAACAATAGCCCTCGCCAGAAAATACATAGAGAAAGTAAACAAATGAGAATCTTAG